The Candidatus Desulfarcum epimagneticum genome contains a region encoding:
- the pyrD gene encoding Dihydroorotate dehydrogenase B (NAD(+)), catalytic subunit, which yields MGHGNSELFKNHSPILENADAMKQKKPGLRVHIAGVGLANPVMTASGTFGYGEEFKDLMDLGRLGAIVVKGLSLKPEKGNPPPRIVETAGGMLNSIGLENVGVEAFIEKKMPFLRTVPSPVVVNIYGKTFEEYALLAEILDKVEGISFLEVNISCPNVKAGGMAFGTDPESAGRVVASVRKRTSLPVIVKLSPNVSRITPIAKRAEAEGADALCLINTLSGMAIDIRTRSPRLGAVTGGLSGPAIKPVALKMVWEASGAVDIPVIGSGGVMTAEDAIEFLMAGASAVQVGSAHFINPRAAADIIDGIEKFLAEEGIGDVGALIGALEIPGTGPRPRTAQAPV from the coding sequence ATGGGACATGGAAACTCGGAACTTTTTAAAAACCATTCACCCATTCTGGAAAACGCTGACGCCATGAAACAAAAAAAACCCGGACTCCGGGTCCATATCGCGGGGGTCGGGCTTGCGAATCCGGTCATGACCGCGTCCGGGACCTTCGGCTACGGGGAGGAGTTCAAAGACCTCATGGACTTAGGCCGGCTCGGGGCCATTGTGGTCAAGGGCCTTTCCTTAAAACCCGAAAAAGGCAATCCCCCTCCCAGGATCGTGGAGACGGCCGGGGGCATGCTGAACTCCATCGGGCTGGAAAACGTGGGAGTGGAGGCGTTCATCGAGAAAAAAATGCCGTTTCTCAGGACGGTCCCCTCCCCTGTCGTGGTCAACATATACGGAAAAACCTTCGAGGAATACGCCCTTCTGGCTGAAATCCTGGACAAGGTGGAGGGAATCTCATTTCTGGAGGTCAACATCTCCTGCCCCAATGTCAAGGCCGGGGGCATGGCGTTCGGAACAGACCCGGAATCCGCCGGGCGCGTGGTCGCGTCAGTGCGGAAAAGGACCTCCCTTCCCGTGATCGTAAAACTCAGCCCCAATGTGTCCCGGATCACTCCCATCGCCAAACGCGCCGAAGCCGAAGGGGCAGACGCCCTGTGTCTCATCAACACGCTTTCAGGAATGGCCATTGATATCCGAACCCGGTCCCCGAGACTGGGGGCCGTCACAGGGGGGCTTTCCGGGCCCGCCATCAAACCCGTGGCCCTCAAAATGGTGTGGGAGGCCTCCGGGGCCGTGGACATCCCCGTGATCGGCTCGGGAGGCGTCATGACCGCCGAAGACGCCATTGAGTTTCTGATGGCCGGCGCCTCGGCCGTCCAGGTGGGCTCGGCCCATTTTATCAATCCCCGCGCGGCCGCCGATATTATCGACGGCATTGAAAAATTTCTCGCGGAAGAGGGGATCGGCGACGTGGGCGCTCTCATCGGGGCGCTTGAG
- the mraZ gene encoding Transcriptional regulator MraZ: MFRGTSYNTLDPKGRFIMPSRFRGLMESGKNDALMITRLDGALFAYTLDEWSAVESRILQEPTTSAALRRFRRIFIGGAAQCAKDKQGRVLIPVPMREYAHLKKDIVIVGQINHFEIWSKKRYEAEEKKLDEDMGREDVGDEIAKFGL; the protein is encoded by the coding sequence ATGTTCAGAGGCACATCCTATAACACGCTGGATCCCAAGGGACGGTTCATTATGCCGTCGCGGTTCCGGGGGCTCATGGAGTCGGGAAAGAACGACGCTCTCATGATCACGCGCCTGGACGGGGCCCTTTTCGCCTACACCCTGGACGAGTGGAGCGCCGTTGAGTCCCGGATCCTCCAGGAGCCCACCACGAGCGCGGCGCTGCGGCGCTTCAGACGAATATTCATCGGCGGCGCCGCCCAGTGCGCCAAAGACAAGCAGGGGCGCGTTCTCATCCCGGTTCCCATGCGCGAATACGCCCATCTGAAAAAAGACATCGTCATCGTGGGGCAGATCAACCATTTTGAGATCTGGTCTAAAAAAAGGTATGAGGCGGAGGAGAAAAAGCTGGACGAGGACATGGGCCGCGAGGATGTCGGAGACGAAATCGCGAAATTCGGGCTTTAG
- the rsmH gene encoding Ribosomal RNA small subunit methyltransferase H produces MDFVHIPVMVDEILASLDCAPGKIVADCTLGGAGHARAILEKIIPGGLLVGMDQDPDAIETAAARLRPFESGVRLFQKNYIHLRQALSETGIRRTDGILLDLGLSWWQIVGSGRGFSFKKDEPLDMRMNPGAPKTAARFVNRLDERALARLFYEYGEEPLARRMARRIVSARKKKPIETSRELAGIVAAAAGKNSRKSRIHPATRVFMALRIAVNRELDVLEEFMGSFIDTLSPGGRICVLSYHSLEDRIVKRALKSLERGCVCPPDFPTCVCGKKPRVRLLSKKARRPSEKEVAANPMSRSAVMRAAEKLCE; encoded by the coding sequence ATGGATTTTGTCCATATCCCCGTCATGGTGGACGAAATCCTGGCGTCTCTGGACTGCGCGCCGGGCAAAATCGTCGCCGACTGCACCCTGGGAGGCGCGGGCCATGCCCGGGCCATTTTGGAAAAAATTATCCCGGGCGGGCTTTTGGTGGGGATGGACCAGGATCCGGACGCCATTGAAACCGCGGCGGCCCGGCTCAGGCCTTTTGAATCCGGCGTTCGGCTTTTTCAGAAAAATTACATTCATCTCAGACAGGCCCTTTCCGAGACCGGGATCAGGCGGACGGACGGCATTCTTCTGGATCTCGGCCTGTCATGGTGGCAGATCGTGGGAAGCGGCAGGGGGTTTTCCTTCAAAAAGGACGAGCCCCTGGACATGCGCATGAACCCCGGCGCCCCGAAAACGGCGGCCCGCTTTGTGAACCGGCTTGACGAAAGGGCGCTGGCCCGGCTGTTTTATGAATACGGCGAGGAGCCCCTGGCCCGCCGGATGGCCCGGCGAATCGTTTCGGCCAGGAAGAAAAAGCCCATTGAAACCAGCCGGGAGCTGGCCGGGATCGTGGCGGCCGCGGCGGGGAAAAATTCCCGGAAATCAAGGATCCATCCCGCCACCCGGGTGTTTATGGCGCTTCGGATCGCGGTGAACCGGGAATTGGATGTCCTGGAGGAATTCATGGGGTCCTTTATAGACACGCTCAGCCCGGGAGGCCGGATATGCGTGTTGTCTTACCATTCCTTAGAGGACCGGATCGTGAAACGGGCGCTCAAATCCCTGGAGCGGGGATGCGTGTGCCCCCCGGATTTTCCGACGTGTGTCTGCGGCAAAAAGCCCCGGGTTCGTCTTCTTTCAAAAAAAGCCCGGCGGCCCTCCGAAAAGGAGGTCGCGGCCAATCCCATGTCCAGGAGCGCGGTCATGAGGGCGGCGGAAAAATTGTGTGAATAA
- a CDS encoding conserved hypothetical protein (Evidence 4 : Unknown function but conserved in other organisms) yields the protein MNKVGAMRKKIGRIRMLLACFAFMLFVFAEMMAYAWLRVQCMDLGYEISRETAYNRRLSRLRNSLTIELERLRSLQRIERIAKKELGLKAPPRGIAIFGQ from the coding sequence GTGAATAAGGTCGGGGCGATGAGAAAAAAAATCGGGCGAATCCGGATGCTTCTGGCATGTTTCGCCTTTATGCTGTTTGTGTTCGCCGAGATGATGGCCTACGCGTGGCTTCGGGTTCAATGCATGGACCTGGGCTATGAGATATCCAGGGAGACCGCCTACAACAGGCGGCTTTCCAGGCTCAGAAACAGTCTCACCATCGAGCTGGAGCGATTGAGATCTCTTCAACGGATTGAAAGGATCGCGAAAAAGGAGCTGGGGCTCAAAGCCCCGCCCCGGGGAATCGCGATTTTTGGGCAATGA
- a CDS encoding Cell division protein FtsI encodes MKAGQRKHIRFRAALVGVFLGMALAAIGVRAFYLQVLISRDLSVKAESEYKKSVVSRGERGVIYDRNLRELAVSVRVSSVAAYPEKIQDRKAASRLLARTLDVDRDEAMGKLASKRRFVWIKRKASPRETEALKALNIFGIDFLTEFDRYYPDRSFASQAVGFSGLDGNGLEGIEFYYNRYLKGGAARLTVYRDALGRGIEDAPRASDHRGKDVVLTIDKKIQFISESALREAVERFSAKSGMVVVMAPETGEILAIVNYPGFDPNSFASFGRERWRNRCVTDQFEPGSTMKIFTVAAALESGKSSPDTLVFCHNGRYRVGKSFVHDIKPRAWLSLSQVIKYSSNIGAVKISEIIGPGALSRTLKDFGFGEKTGVDFPGESPGMISPHRTWTRIDAGAIAFGQGISVSAIQMAAAVSAIGNGGDLMRPRVVKGIMDPDGRYVRRFRPERVRRAVSPKTAAAIRKMMARVTAPGGTGVRASLGRRAVCGKTGTAQKPDETGGYSDDRHIASFVGFAPASNPAIAVVVIIDEPRGEHYGGVVAAPVFRKIAGQTLDYLDAYPDRKSPDLRASGKDEAGA; translated from the coding sequence ATGAAAGCCGGACAAAGAAAACACATTCGATTTCGCGCGGCCCTGGTCGGCGTTTTCCTGGGAATGGCGCTGGCGGCCATCGGGGTCCGGGCTTTTTACCTTCAGGTTTTAATCAGCCGGGATTTATCCGTCAAAGCCGAGTCCGAATATAAGAAATCCGTGGTGTCCCGGGGAGAGCGGGGCGTCATTTACGACCGGAACTTAAGGGAGCTGGCCGTCAGCGTCCGGGTGTCGTCGGTGGCCGCGTATCCCGAGAAGATTCAGGACCGGAAAGCCGCCTCGCGTCTTCTCGCCCGGACCCTGGACGTGGACCGGGACGAGGCCATGGGGAAACTGGCGTCCAAAAGGCGCTTTGTCTGGATCAAAAGAAAGGCCTCGCCCAGGGAAACCGAGGCGCTGAAAGCGCTCAATATTTTCGGGATTGATTTTTTAACGGAATTCGACCGCTACTATCCGGACAGGAGCTTCGCTTCCCAGGCCGTGGGATTTTCAGGGCTGGACGGGAACGGGCTGGAGGGGATTGAATTTTATTACAACCGTTACCTGAAAGGCGGGGCCGCGAGGCTCACGGTTTACCGGGACGCCCTGGGCCGAGGCATTGAGGACGCCCCAAGGGCGTCCGATCACCGGGGCAAGGATGTGGTTCTCACCATTGATAAGAAGATCCAGTTTATTTCCGAAAGCGCCTTAAGGGAGGCGGTGGAGCGTTTTTCCGCCAAATCCGGCATGGTCGTCGTCATGGCGCCTGAAACCGGGGAGATTCTGGCCATTGTCAATTACCCGGGATTTGATCCCAACTCCTTCGCCTCCTTCGGACGGGAGCGGTGGCGAAATCGCTGCGTCACGGACCAGTTTGAGCCGGGCTCCACCATGAAGATTTTCACTGTGGCGGCGGCCCTGGAATCGGGAAAATCCTCTCCGGACACCCTGGTTTTCTGCCACAATGGAAGGTACCGGGTGGGCAAAAGCTTTGTGCATGACATCAAGCCCCGGGCCTGGCTTTCATTGAGCCAGGTGATCAAATACTCCAGCAATATCGGGGCCGTCAAAATCAGCGAGATCATCGGTCCCGGGGCCCTGAGCCGGACCCTTAAGGACTTCGGATTCGGGGAAAAAACCGGCGTGGACTTCCCCGGCGAAAGTCCGGGGATGATTTCCCCCCATCGGACGTGGACCCGAATCGACGCCGGGGCCATCGCCTTCGGCCAGGGCATATCGGTGTCGGCCATCCAGATGGCGGCCGCCGTGTCGGCCATCGGCAATGGCGGCGATCTCATGAGGCCCCGCGTGGTCAAAGGAATCATGGACCCGGACGGTCGATATGTCAGACGCTTTCGCCCGGAAAGGGTCAGACGGGCCGTGTCGCCGAAGACCGCGGCGGCCATCCGGAAAATGATGGCGAGGGTGACGGCGCCGGGGGGCACCGGCGTTCGGGCCTCCCTTGGCCGGCGCGCGGTCTGCGGCAAAACCGGAACCGCGCAAAAACCCGATGAGACCGGGGGTTACTCCGACGACCGGCACATCGCCTCTTTTGTGGGATTCGCCCCGGCGTCGAATCCGGCCATCGCCGTGGTG